CTTCTTCGCGACCCAAATGGGAGAAAAACATAATCGGTATTTGGTTCGTCGATACATTCTTCTTCAATGCTTCGACAAACTGAAATCCATCCATACGAGGCATGATAATACCCGTGACAATAATATCCGGAATGTTTTTATTCACTTGTTCCAATCCATCCAGACCATCATTAGATTCTACAACATCAAAATTCGCATTACGCATCGTCTCTGCATACAGACTTCTGGTTTCGACATCATCATCGACGATAAGCACTTTCAATGTTTTCTCCATAAAACGTATTATAAATAATCACGTTTGTAGTATACAGGAAAGAAGCTCTTTTTCAAAGAACAGCTAATCAATTTTTCCCAGCTTTTCAATGAGCGATTTTTGTTCACGAGAAATATGTTTCGGCACAAAAAGAGTGATTGTCACCAGGTGATCTCCTCGTCCGAAATGACCCAGATGGGGCACACCCTTTCCTCGAATACGGAATACTTCACCCGGTTGTGTTCCTGCGGGAATCTTCATTGTCATATCCCCATCAATCGTCATCACACTGACCTTGTCTCCGAGCACAGCCTGTGTAAAGGTAATCGTTAGTTCAGAAACGATATCATCGCCGTTTCGTTTCAACGTCTTATGCGGACGGATATGCACATTGACAAACAAATCTCCAGAAGGAGCACCGTCTTCACCTGCTGCTCCTTGTCCGCTAAGCGATACCGTCTGTTCATCATGGATACCGGCTGGTATTTCTATATCGATTTCATCCTCACGATTCATCCGTCCAGCGCCGTTACAATGGTGACATTTTTCCTTGTACATCTTGCCTCGCCCACGACAACGCTCACAAATTGCTGCCTGTGCAAAAGTACCAAAAACTGTCTGAACGGTACGACGCACTTGCCCGCTTCCATGACAATCAGAGCATTGTTCTTCCTTGGAGTGTGGCTCTCCTCCTGTACCAAAACACACCTCGCAACGTGACATCTTGCGTAATCGAACTGTTTTTTTCACACCTTGCACCATTTCCTCAAATGAAATTTCGATATCGACAACGATATCAGAACCGCTCCGAGTTCTTCCTCCATGTGAACGTCCTCCACCTCCTCCGAATATATCTGAAAAAATATCTTCGAAACCTGTACCGGAAAAATCGAAGCCAGAACCTCCACCCTGTTGTGAAAATCCTCCAAATCCCTGTCCACC
This DNA window, taken from Candidatus Moraniibacteriota bacterium, encodes the following:
- the dnaJ gene encoding molecular chaperone DnaJ; amino-acid sequence: MADYYVTLGVPKNASSDEIKKAFRKLAHQHHPDKSGGDEKKFKEINEAYQVLSDKEKRARYDQTGQDFHSQGSSGGGQGFGGFSQQGGGSGFDFSGTGFEDIFSDIFGGGGGRSHGGRTRSGSDIVVDIEISFEEMVQGVKKTVRLRKMSRCEVCFGTGGEPHSKEEQCSDCHGSGQVRRTVQTVFGTFAQAAICERCRGRGKMYKEKCHHCNGAGRMNREDEIDIEIPAGIHDEQTVSLSGQGAAGEDGAPSGDLFVNVHIRPHKTLKRNGDDIVSELTITFTQAVLGDKVSVMTIDGDMTMKIPAGTQPGEVFRIRGKGVPHLGHFGRGDHLVTITLFVPKHISREQKSLIEKLGKID